In Selenomonas sp. TAMA-11512, a genomic segment contains:
- a CDS encoding major capsid protein — protein sequence MATLGTQALTLSDLRKRLAPDGSVDFIIEALLNSNPIMDDITWKMGNLPTGNRTTIRTSMPKPSVRRINRGVTRHKSTTKQVQDTCIILEDRSCVDIEEIALAPNGEQFRRSEDAAFVGGFSDAIAANIFYGNADDDLDTFNGISMRYPVVGGEKNTPGYQVIAGMAANAGAKNTSAFLVGWGTHATSGIYPKHSQAGLKQRDLGEQTVQDEDGREYQALTTLFTWKAGLAVGDIRANAAVRNIDVEKITGTMKSDDKLKLIEKFVTAKNRIRNLQNRDKKVVMYVSESLYNWFEIYLLDKANVHVTRQELQADVPRLYFSGIEIKKCDAISDEETGVTVV from the coding sequence ATGGCAACACTTGGAACACAGGCTCTGACGCTCTCTGATCTTCGGAAGCGTCTCGCGCCGGACGGGAGCGTGGACTTCATTATTGAGGCGCTCTTGAACTCGAACCCGATCATGGATGATATCACGTGGAAGATGGGCAATCTGCCGACGGGCAACCGCACGACGATTCGCACGTCGATGCCGAAGCCTTCGGTGCGTCGTATCAATCGCGGTGTGACGCGTCACAAGTCGACGACGAAGCAGGTGCAGGATACCTGCATTATTCTTGAGGATCGCTCTTGCGTGGATATCGAGGAGATCGCGCTTGCACCGAACGGCGAACAGTTCCGCCGCAGCGAGGACGCGGCGTTTGTCGGCGGATTCTCGGACGCAATCGCGGCGAATATCTTCTACGGCAACGCAGACGACGATCTGGACACGTTCAACGGAATCTCGATGCGATATCCCGTGGTCGGCGGCGAGAAGAACACACCGGGTTATCAGGTCATCGCCGGAATGGCGGCAAACGCCGGTGCAAAGAACACGTCGGCATTTCTTGTTGGCTGGGGAACGCACGCGACGAGCGGCATCTATCCAAAGCACTCGCAAGCGGGTCTTAAGCAGCGTGACCTCGGTGAGCAGACGGTGCAGGACGAGGACGGCAGGGAGTATCAGGCACTCACGACTCTCTTCACGTGGAAAGCCGGGCTTGCGGTCGGCGATATCCGCGCTAATGCGGCTGTCCGCAACATCGATGTGGAGAAGATCACGGGAACGATGAAGAGTGACGACAAGCTCAAGCTCATCGAGAAGTTTGTCACGGCGAAGAACCGTATCCGCAACCTGCAGAACCGCGACAAGAAGGTTGTGATGTATGTCTCGGAGTCGCTCTACAACTGGTTCGAGATTTATCTCTTGGACAAGGCGAATGTGCATGTCACGAGGCAGGAGCTGCAGGCGGATGTGCCGCGTCTCTACTTTAGCGGAATAGAGATCAAGAAATGTGACGCCATCTCTGATGAGGAGACCGGCGTCACTGTTGTTTGA
- a CDS encoding D-Ala-D-Ala carboxypeptidase family metallohydrolase, which yields MGTQNGISKDRLQPKWKDGVLGTIGGVLKDVFGVTGVISSTGRTREHNWEVGGVENSKHIDDGNGGDAVDIVLPDGVDKAAIVEYFKSTGAFKEVLFHNVTTGEHLHLGEYRGGLGSGGSRTVSAYDPEKRDRMMKLVSAIGDDYESAYKEQRNQYFDGILQAAQDAGSYSGAISILNGQDLTMQERNHLENAITAYYKPNAKKSGGSDGSYKPTADKVRSAYVTMQKFEARLQTDGKVSTDQLISYRAAADVLQAEGYLDEEYENILNDQATWSKITDAMESPKGGILKAQQALIGAGLDPLTALAVLSRVDVRMTPAFYPEEDEEEEEQ from the coding sequence ATGGGCACACAGAACGGTATATCCAAAGATCGCCTGCAGCCGAAGTGGAAAGACGGCGTCCTTGGCACTATCGGCGGTGTATTGAAGGACGTATTCGGTGTGACGGGCGTCATCTCATCGACGGGACGAACGCGGGAACACAATTGGGAAGTGGGCGGCGTCGAGAACTCGAAACACATCGATGACGGAAACGGCGGCGACGCCGTGGACATCGTCCTGCCGGACGGCGTGGATAAAGCCGCAATCGTCGAATACTTCAAGAGTACGGGAGCGTTTAAAGAGGTTCTCTTTCACAATGTGACAACGGGAGAGCACCTGCATTTAGGTGAGTACAGAGGCGGGCTTGGCAGCGGTGGGAGCCGTACGGTCAGCGCGTATGACCCGGAGAAGCGTGACCGAATGATGAAGCTTGTCTCGGCCATTGGAGATGATTATGAGTCAGCGTATAAAGAGCAGCGCAATCAGTATTTCGACGGGATCCTGCAGGCGGCGCAAGATGCCGGCAGCTACAGCGGGGCCATATCGATATTGAACGGGCAGGACTTAACGATGCAGGAACGGAACCATCTCGAGAATGCGATTACGGCTTACTATAAGCCGAATGCGAAAAAGAGCGGCGGATCAGATGGCTCGTACAAACCTACGGCCGACAAGGTTCGGTCGGCTTACGTTACAATGCAGAAGTTTGAGGCACGCTTACAGACGGATGGAAAAGTTTCTACGGATCAGCTTATCTCGTATCGAGCCGCTGCGGACGTTCTGCAGGCTGAAGGATATCTTGACGAGGAATATGAGAATATCCTTAACGATCAGGCGACGTGGTCAAAAATCACGGATGCGATGGAATCCCCGAAGGGCGGCATATTAAAGGCACAACAAGCGCTTATCGGGGCAGGACTAGATCCTCTTACTGCCTTGGCGGTACTTTCTAGGGTGGATGTGAGGATGACCCCGGCTTTCTATCCGGAAGAGGATGAGGAAGAAGAGGAGCAGTGA
- a CDS encoding CD1375 family protein, with translation MKKQPFMIPIYAELIRLGRYANSEEEKTEGQKVVPAIYREDVAMHLAEHAEG, from the coding sequence ATGAAAAAGCAGCCGTTTATGATTCCGATCTATGCAGAGCTCATCCGGCTGGGGAGATATGCGAACAGCGAAGAGGAGAAAACGGAGGGGCAGAAAGTCGTCCCGGCAATCTACCGGGAAGATGTTGCGATGCATCTTGCGGAACACGCCGAAGGATAA
- a CDS encoding phage holin family protein, translated as MQDALIFLKGMIPTEMQMVWGAVCSVAGGIAGHLLGWNNLVETLLVAMAIDYVTGVLAAYRYKRKHPNSKRGPSSRVGALGIVRKVSILCIVALAHYIDTAMGTSAVHTMIVWFYIGNEGLSIIENAANSGVPVPQKLCDTLEQLKNEKGERGNDKS; from the coding sequence ATGCAGGATGCATTGATTTTTTTAAAAGGAATGATCCCGACGGAAATGCAGATGGTATGGGGGGCGGTGTGTTCCGTCGCAGGCGGAATCGCAGGGCATTTGCTCGGGTGGAATAATCTTGTAGAGACTCTGCTTGTCGCGATGGCGATCGACTATGTGACGGGCGTCCTCGCAGCATACCGCTACAAGAGGAAACACCCTAACAGCAAAAGGGGACCAAGTAGCCGAGTGGGGGCACTGGGCATTGTACGCAAGGTGTCTATTCTGTGCATTGTGGCACTGGCGCACTATATCGACACGGCAATGGGAACATCGGCAGTACATACGATGATCGTCTGGTTCTATATCGGGAATGAAGGACTATCAATTATCGAGAACGCGGCAAACTCCGGCGTTCCGGTGCCGCAGAAGCTATGCGATACATTAGAACAGCTCAAGAACGAAAAAGGAGAGCGGGGAAATGACAAATCTTGA
- a CDS encoding N-acetylmuramoyl-L-alanine amidase: MKVFLNPGHAPNGIPDPGACGCGLRECDVAKSVADLVEHYLTAAGVEVVGNMQDDDLYTITSVANASEADVFISIHCNAFNGNAKGTEVLVYPGSAAGRKLGNCIQRQIVDSMGTTDRGLKDRPNLWVLKHTDMPAVLVELAFIDNAGDAVLLRDRQDDFARAIARGVTDYELI; encoded by the coding sequence ATGAAAGTGTTTTTAAATCCCGGCCATGCGCCGAACGGGATTCCGGATCCCGGAGCATGCGGCTGCGGACTCCGAGAGTGCGACGTAGCAAAGAGTGTCGCTGACCTCGTAGAGCACTATCTCACAGCGGCGGGCGTGGAAGTCGTCGGCAACATGCAGGATGACGACCTCTATACAATCACGAGTGTGGCCAACGCGAGCGAAGCGGATGTATTTATCAGCATCCACTGCAACGCATTTAACGGGAATGCAAAGGGTACGGAGGTACTCGTGTATCCCGGCAGCGCTGCCGGCAGGAAGCTCGGAAACTGCATTCAGCGTCAGATTGTCGACAGCATGGGTACGACGGACAGAGGGCTCAAAGACCGTCCAAATCTTTGGGTTTTGAAGCACACGGATATGCCGGCGGTGCTCGTCGAACTTGCGTTCATCGACAATGCCGGTGATGCAGTGCTTCTAAGAGACCGGCAGGATGACTTCGCGCGGGCGATTGCTCGCGGCGTGACAGATTATGAGCTGATTTAA
- a CDS encoding type II toxin-antitoxin system antitoxin SocA domain-containing protein: MATVYDVAKYILDKYGSMSAMKLQKLIFYSQAMSLVWDDIPLFEDDFEAWRKGPVCRELYNAHKGKFMLDDSTFLEPYLVSPSALTDDQKETIDAVVRSLIDVTPYQLSCMTHREAPWKDARGGIPDTKNSDAIISKESMMEYYAEHW, encoded by the coding sequence ATGGCGACAGTGTACGATGTAGCAAAGTATATTTTAGATAAATACGGTTCTATGTCTGCAATGAAGCTACAGAAGTTGATTTTTTATTCACAGGCAATGTCCTTAGTATGGGATGATATTCCTCTGTTTGAGGACGACTTTGAAGCTTGGCGCAAAGGCCCTGTTTGTCGTGAACTATACAACGCACATAAAGGGAAATTCATGCTCGACGACAGCACATTTCTCGAACCTTATCTAGTTTCGCCGTCTGCTTTGACAGATGACCAGAAAGAAACGATTGATGCAGTTGTGCGCTCGCTTATTGACGTAACGCCGTATCAGCTCAGCTGCATGACGCATAGAGAAGCCCCGTGGAAGGATGCACGAGGAGGAATTCCCGATACGAAGAACAGTGACGCAATCATTTCGAAAGAGTCGATGATGGAATATTATGCGGAACACTGGTAA
- the rplM gene encoding 50S ribosomal protein L13, whose amino-acid sequence MKTTFMANAGNIERKWYVVDAEGQTVGRLAAEVAKVLRGKHKPTFTPHVDTGDFVIVINADKVKFTGKKLTDKVYFHHSGYPGGTTFTPAGQLLEKAPEKVIEKAVRGMLPKNRLGAQMYRKLNVYAGAEHPHAAQKPEVLELSIR is encoded by the coding sequence ATGAAGACGACCTTTATGGCGAATGCAGGCAACATTGAGCGCAAGTGGTATGTTGTGGATGCAGAGGGCCAGACTGTAGGCAGATTGGCTGCAGAGGTGGCAAAGGTGCTCCGCGGCAAACATAAACCGACATTTACACCACATGTAGATACGGGAGATTTTGTCATTGTTATCAACGCGGACAAGGTGAAGTTCACGGGCAAGAAGCTCACGGACAAGGTATATTTCCATCATTCCGGTTATCCGGGCGGCACGACCTTTACACCGGCCGGCCAGCTTCTTGAGAAGGCTCCGGAGAAGGTTATCGAGAAGGCCGTTCGCGGTATGCTTCCGAAGAACCGTCTCGGTGCACAGATGTACCGCAAGCTCAATGTCTACGCAGGCGCTGAGCATCCGCATGCAGCTCAGAAGCCGGAAGTGCTTGAGCTCTCGATTCGCTAA
- the rpsI gene encoding 30S ribosomal protein S9, which produces MAAVSYYGTGRRKTSVARVRLVPGEGKVTINGRDMEEYFGLKTLELIVRQPLALTETVDKYDVIANVAGGGASGQAGAIRHGITRALMEIDGEFRPALKKAGFVTRDPREKERRKYGLKKARKASQFSKR; this is translated from the coding sequence ATGGCAGCTGTCAGCTATTATGGTACGGGTCGCAGAAAGACCTCGGTTGCTCGTGTCCGTCTTGTTCCGGGCGAGGGCAAAGTCACGATCAACGGTCGCGACATGGAAGAGTATTTTGGGCTCAAGACGCTCGAGCTTATCGTTCGTCAGCCGTTGGCACTGACGGAGACGGTCGATAAGTACGACGTTATTGCAAATGTCGCCGGCGGCGGCGCTTCCGGTCAGGCCGGCGCTATCCGTCACGGCATTACGCGCGCGCTCATGGAGATTGACGGTGAGTTCCGTCCGGCTCTCAAGAAGGCCGGTTTCGTTACTCGCGATCCTCGTGAGAAGGAGCGCCGCAAGTACGGTCTCAAGAAGGCACGCAAGGCCTCGCAGTTCTCGAAGCGTTAA
- a CDS encoding ISLre2 family transposase encodes METIVTEILEIIKGTKDNISQEEQLRSYFETLICRAVSEAFERIDKELAKRYAAKGWHVERLDARCVQASYGTIQIRRRRMKKEGEASIYPLDKEVGIRPYRRYTAYLEYVIACIAAKSVYRDTAAVVNLLSPVTISHQQVAHVVRRVGETYGAWEKLQESTDPMEETELRRPEVLYIEGDGLMLHGQNKKQLELHRFQIAEGVQENGNRRTLIGTHYVANLDHEKAKESLLHYLESHYDLTHTLVLSNSDGGAGYTCGVFEEILGSVGRHEHFLDWYHVQRKCRERLLWANSTLYKKLYKALYIHEREEVSLVLDTVESMSQDERQTEQVELLRKYIERNWIYLAGLEERGIGEYRKLLGTCESNHRLYSYRMKKQGRRWSRAGGEAMVKIITGLKNGDLREAMAAKAEWFNAKVGRDFRGAVREALKRRKSTTYDGVRHGRITVSAPMSSGIGHLSKCFA; translated from the coding sequence ATGGAAACTATTGTAACAGAAATCCTGGAAATAATAAAGGGTACAAAAGACAATATCTCACAAGAAGAACAACTGCGCAGTTACTTTGAAACCCTGATATGCCGTGCAGTTAGTGAGGCATTCGAACGAATTGACAAAGAACTGGCAAAGCGATACGCAGCCAAAGGCTGGCACGTGGAACGGCTTGATGCACGGTGCGTGCAAGCAAGCTACGGAACGATTCAAATCCGTCGCAGGCGCATGAAAAAAGAAGGAGAAGCCAGTATATACCCCTTGGACAAAGAAGTGGGTATTCGCCCTTACCGGAGATACACCGCCTATTTGGAATACGTTATTGCCTGTATTGCAGCCAAGAGCGTCTACCGTGATACAGCCGCTGTCGTCAACCTGCTGAGTCCCGTCACGATAAGCCACCAACAAGTTGCACATGTCGTGAGACGAGTAGGAGAAACCTATGGTGCTTGGGAGAAATTGCAGGAAAGCACCGATCCCATGGAAGAGACAGAACTGCGCCGGCCGGAAGTTCTCTACATCGAAGGGGATGGACTCATGCTGCACGGGCAGAATAAGAAACAGCTCGAGCTCCATCGATTCCAAATCGCCGAAGGCGTACAAGAAAACGGCAACCGTCGTACCCTTATTGGCACCCACTATGTAGCGAATCTCGATCACGAGAAAGCCAAAGAGAGCCTGCTGCACTATCTGGAGAGCCACTATGATCTAACCCATACCCTGGTTCTGAGCAACAGTGATGGAGGTGCCGGTTACACCTGCGGCGTCTTTGAAGAAATCCTTGGAAGCGTCGGCCGGCATGAGCACTTTCTGGATTGGTACCACGTACAAAGAAAATGCAGAGAACGCCTTTTATGGGCAAATTCGACCCTATACAAGAAACTATACAAAGCGCTGTATATACATGAGCGTGAGGAAGTGAGCCTTGTATTGGATACCGTGGAATCTATGTCCCAAGATGAGCGACAAACGGAACAAGTGGAGCTTCTTCGAAAGTACATAGAAAGAAACTGGATATACCTTGCCGGCTTGGAAGAACGAGGGATCGGGGAATACAGGAAGCTTTTGGGGACGTGTGAAAGCAACCATAGGCTCTACAGCTACCGGATGAAGAAGCAAGGCAGACGATGGAGTCGAGCCGGTGGCGAAGCGATGGTAAAGATCATCACTGGATTGAAGAACGGTGATCTGCGAGAGGCCATGGCGGCGAAGGCGGAGTGGTTCAATGCGAAGGTAGGAAGAGACTTCCGCGGAGCCGTGCGAGAGGCATTGAAAAGAAGAAAAAGCACGACATATGACGGGGTCCGACATGGGAGGATTACAGTAAGTGCGCCGATGAGCAGTGGGATTGGACATTTGTCCAAATGCTTTGCTTAG
- the greA gene encoding transcription elongation factor GreA encodes MAEKRVMLTEEGLKKLEEKLDYLKSVRRIEVSERLKAAIALGDLSENSEYDDAKNEQAFLEGEILDLESKIRNSEIIQGGGTDTVQIGSTVVIKDLEFDETETYTIVGSTEADPTENKISNESPVGVAILGKSVGNVIEVHAPVGVIQYEIVEIKG; translated from the coding sequence ATGGCAGAAAAACGCGTCATGCTGACGGAGGAAGGCTTAAAAAAACTTGAGGAAAAACTTGATTATCTGAAAAGTGTCCGCCGTATTGAGGTTTCGGAGCGACTGAAAGCTGCCATCGCGCTTGGTGATCTCTCGGAGAATTCGGAATACGATGATGCGAAGAACGAGCAGGCTTTTCTTGAGGGTGAGATCCTCGACCTGGAATCGAAGATTCGAAACAGCGAGATCATCCAGGGCGGCGGTACGGATACGGTGCAGATAGGAAGCACGGTCGTCATCAAGGATTTGGAATTTGATGAGACGGAGACGTATACCATCGTCGGTTCCACGGAGGCGGACCCTACGGAGAATAAGATTTCCAATGAGTCGCCTGTCGGTGTGGCAATCCTCGGGAAGTCGGTCGGCAATGTCATTGAGGTGCACGCGCCGGTCGGTGTAATTCAGTATGAGATCGTAGAGATCAAAGGATAA
- the lysS gene encoding lysine--tRNA ligase, with product MKESGILAKEKQEAVQPALSELLQVRRDKLQAFIDKGIAPFGHRYEVTYHAKDILEKYDHLEVDDEGEEVRIAGRLMAIRGHGKASFAVLMDVTGRIQVYFKLDVLGEEKYSQYRLLDIGDIIGVRGIVFRTKRGEITVRVEDFDLLSKSLRPLPEKFHGLKDVEMRYRQRYLDLIMNPEVKDTFIARTKIVQAVRRYLDERDFLEVETPVMSTIAGGAAAKPFITYHNALDMKLYLRIATELNLKRLIVGGLERVYEMGRIFRNEGIDIRHNPEFTSIEIYQAYADYEDLIAITEGICQAAAKAVLGTTKLTYQGVEIDLAQVKRISMNDAVKEATGKDFLSAKSVEEARQWADEIGVPYEEKHGIGGILNAAFEEKVEESLVQPTFITGHPTEISPLAKRNPENPLITDRFEFFVYGRELANGFTELNDPIDQEGRFLEQMKQRDAGDEEAHPMDRDYITAMEYGLPPTGGLGIGIDRLVMLLTDSPSIRDVLFFPHMRPEAKADTGDAE from the coding sequence ATGAAGGAGTCTGGGATTTTGGCAAAGGAGAAGCAGGAAGCCGTACAGCCTGCGCTGAGTGAGTTGCTGCAAGTGCGCCGTGACAAGCTGCAGGCGTTTATAGATAAGGGCATCGCGCCGTTTGGGCATCGTTATGAAGTCACGTATCACGCAAAGGACATCCTGGAGAAATACGACCATCTGGAGGTCGACGATGAAGGCGAAGAGGTGCGCATTGCCGGCCGCCTGATGGCAATCCGCGGACACGGCAAGGCGAGCTTTGCCGTTCTGATGGATGTGACGGGCCGCATTCAGGTTTACTTCAAGCTGGATGTCCTCGGCGAGGAGAAGTACAGCCAATATCGTCTTCTCGACATCGGCGATATCATCGGTGTCCGCGGTATTGTCTTCCGCACGAAGCGCGGTGAGATCACGGTGCGTGTGGAGGATTTCGATCTCCTGTCGAAGTCGCTTCGTCCGCTGCCGGAGAAGTTCCACGGGCTTAAGGATGTGGAGATGCGCTATCGTCAGCGCTATCTTGATCTCATCATGAATCCGGAGGTCAAGGATACGTTTATCGCCCGTACGAAGATCGTCCAGGCGGTACGGCGCTATCTCGATGAGCGTGATTTCCTCGAGGTGGAGACACCGGTCATGTCGACCATCGCCGGCGGTGCTGCCGCGAAGCCTTTTATCACATACCACAACGCCCTCGACATGAAGCTCTACCTCCGTATCGCAACGGAGCTCAATCTGAAGCGTCTCATTGTCGGAGGCCTCGAGCGCGTCTATGAGATGGGGCGCATCTTCCGCAACGAAGGCATCGATATCCGTCACAATCCGGAGTTTACGTCGATTGAGATCTATCAGGCGTATGCGGACTATGAGGATCTGATTGCCATCACGGAGGGGATCTGCCAGGCGGCGGCAAAGGCTGTTCTCGGGACAACGAAGCTCACATATCAGGGTGTCGAGATTGACCTTGCGCAGGTCAAGCGCATCAGTATGAATGATGCCGTCAAGGAAGCGACGGGCAAGGACTTTCTCTCCGCAAAGAGTGTGGAAGAGGCTCGTCAGTGGGCGGATGAGATCGGTGTACCGTATGAGGAGAAGCACGGTATCGGCGGGATTCTCAACGCCGCCTTTGAGGAAAAGGTGGAGGAGTCGCTGGTGCAGCCGACGTTCATCACAGGCCACCCGACGGAGATTTCGCCGCTGGCAAAGCGCAATCCGGAAAATCCTCTGATTACGGATCGCTTTGAGTTCTTTGTCTACGGACGCGAGCTTGCCAACGGCTTCACGGAGCTCAACGACCCGATCGACCAGGAAGGGCGCTTCCTGGAGCAGATGAAGCAGCGTGACGCCGGTGATGAGGAGGCGCATCCGATGGATCGCGACTACATCACGGCGATGGAGTACGGACTGCCGCCGACGGGCGGCTTGGGCATCGGCATTGACCGTCTTGTCATGCTTTTGACGGACAGCCCGTCGATTCGCGATGTGCTGTTCTTCCCGCACATGCGTCCGGAGGCAAAGGCGGATACGGGAGATGCAGAGTAG
- a CDS encoding undecaprenyl-diphosphate phosphatase, which produces MELSIAELFKVFILGVVEGLTEWLPISSTGHMILVDEFIKLDVSKSFMDMFLVVIQLGAILAVVALNFERLNPFSGKKSKREKGETWQLWFKVVFACIPAAVIGLLFNDFMEEHFMTAPVVAAMLIFYGILFIVIENYNKRRTPRVKELEQLDYKTAFIIGLFQVLSLVPGTSRSGSTIIGGILFGASRYVAAEFTFFLAIPVMFGASLLKLVKFGWDYTMNEVVILVVGMVTAFVVSIVSIKFLLRYIKNNDFKAFGWYRIALGVLVLLYLFLVGDPTLD; this is translated from the coding sequence TTGGAACTCAGTATCGCAGAGCTTTTCAAGGTGTTTATCTTAGGCGTTGTCGAGGGGCTCACGGAGTGGCTGCCCATCAGCAGCACGGGGCATATGATCCTCGTCGATGAGTTCATCAAGCTGGATGTCTCAAAATCGTTTATGGACATGTTTCTCGTCGTCATTCAGCTGGGCGCGATCCTTGCCGTCGTCGCGCTGAATTTTGAAAGACTCAATCCCTTCTCGGGCAAGAAATCAAAACGCGAAAAGGGAGAGACGTGGCAGCTCTGGTTCAAGGTCGTCTTTGCCTGTATTCCCGCGGCGGTCATCGGACTGCTCTTCAACGACTTTATGGAGGAGCACTTCATGACGGCGCCCGTCGTCGCGGCGATGCTCATCTTCTATGGCATTCTCTTCATCGTGATCGAAAACTACAACAAGCGTCGTACGCCGAGGGTCAAGGAGCTCGAGCAGCTGGACTACAAGACGGCGTTCATCATCGGTCTCTTTCAGGTGCTTTCCCTTGTCCCGGGGACGTCGCGCTCCGGCTCGACGATCATCGGCGGCATTCTGTTCGGGGCATCCCGCTATGTGGCGGCGGAGTTTACGTTCTTCCTTGCCATTCCGGTCATGTTCGGCGCGAGCCTCCTGAAGCTGGTGAAGTTCGGCTGGGACTACACGATGAATGAGGTCGTTATCCTCGTTGTGGGCATGGTGACGGCGTTTGTCGTATCGATTGTCTCCATCAAGTTCCTGCTGCGCTATATCAAGAACAATGATTTCAAGGCGTTTGGCTGGTATCGTATCGCGTTAGGTGTTCTCGTGCTGTTGTATCTCTTTCTCGTCGGCGATCCGACGCTGGATTAA
- a CDS encoding exodeoxyribonuclease III → MRFISWNVNGLRACLGKGFMQSFKELDADVFALQETKMQPDQAILELPGYTQYWNSAEKKGYSGTAVFSRVEPLSVSYGMGLEEHDHEGRIITVELENCYFVTVYTPNSKQGLARLSYRMEWEDAFRAFLLGLREKKPVVVCGDLNVAHKEIDLKNPKTNRKNPGFTDEERDKLSVLLDAGFVDTFRMLYPDMTGAYSWWSYLRKARESNAGWRIDYFLVSEDLKERVSAATIHSDVFGSDHCPVGLELR, encoded by the coding sequence ATGCGATTCATTTCATGGAATGTCAATGGACTCAGAGCGTGCCTGGGAAAGGGCTTTATGCAGTCCTTTAAGGAGCTCGACGCGGATGTATTTGCTCTGCAGGAGACAAAGATGCAGCCGGATCAGGCGATCCTGGAGCTGCCCGGCTATACGCAGTATTGGAACAGCGCGGAGAAAAAGGGATACTCGGGAACGGCGGTATTCTCGCGCGTGGAGCCTCTGTCGGTCTCGTACGGTATGGGACTGGAAGAGCATGACCATGAAGGGCGCATCATCACGGTCGAGCTGGAAAATTGTTATTTCGTCACGGTATATACGCCGAATTCGAAGCAGGGGCTGGCTCGTCTGTCGTATCGCATGGAATGGGAGGATGCGTTTCGCGCGTTTCTGCTCGGACTGCGCGAAAAGAAGCCGGTCGTTGTCTGCGGCGATCTCAACGTCGCGCACAAGGAGATCGATCTGAAAAATCCGAAGACGAATCGCAAGAATCCGGGCTTTACAGATGAAGAGCGCGATAAGCTTTCCGTGCTTTTGGATGCCGGATTTGTCGATACGTTCCGGATGCTTTACCCGGATATGACGGGCGCGTACAGCTGGTGGTCGTATCTGCGCAAGGCGCGGGAGTCGAATGCGGGCTGGAGGATTGACTACTTCCTGGTCTCCGAGGATCTGAAGGAACGCGTCTCCGCGGCGACGATTCACAGCGATGTATTCGGAAGCGATCACTGCCCCGTCGGCTTGGAGCTGCGCTAA
- the pth gene encoding aminoacyl-tRNA hydrolase has protein sequence MKVIVGLGNPGAEYAKTKHNVGFMLVDAMADRLGVDGWKEWKQALVCEARIGTEKVLLVKPLTYMNESGRAVGPILSWYKLEAEELIVAYDDMDIPCGTVRIRRKGSAGGHNGIKSILAHLGSEDFSRVRIGIGRPLTGQTVVRHVLSPFAPEDVPRVKVAVDCLLPAVECIVTEGIDMAMNRYNPRKEKKKKELPSPPAAELKAEEEEHA, from the coding sequence ATGAAGGTCATCGTGGGATTGGGAAATCCGGGCGCCGAATACGCTAAGACAAAGCATAATGTGGGCTTTATGCTCGTCGACGCGATGGCGGATCGTCTCGGTGTTGACGGCTGGAAGGAGTGGAAGCAGGCACTCGTTTGCGAGGCGCGCATCGGTACGGAGAAAGTGCTCCTCGTCAAGCCGCTGACCTATATGAATGAAAGCGGACGAGCCGTAGGACCGATCCTTTCATGGTACAAGCTGGAAGCTGAGGAGCTTATCGTCGCTTACGATGACATGGATATCCCTTGCGGAACGGTGCGCATCCGCCGCAAGGGAAGCGCGGGCGGACACAACGGCATAAAGTCCATTCTCGCTCATTTGGGGAGCGAGGATTTTTCCCGTGTGCGCATCGGCATCGGCCGACCGCTTACCGGTCAGACGGTTGTCCGGCACGTCTTGTCTCCTTTTGCGCCGGAAGATGTACCGCGGGTCAAGGTGGCGGTCGACTGCCTCCTTCCCGCCGTGGAGTGCATCGTGACGGAGGGTATTGATATGGCGATGAATCGGTACAACCCGCGCAAGGAAAAGAAGAAAAAGGAATTGCCGTCTCCGCCTGCGGCTGAGTTGAAAGCGGAAGAGGAAGAGCATGCGTAA